In Microbacterium binotii, one DNA window encodes the following:
- a CDS encoding GNAT family N-acetyltransferase, translating into MNTLTTLELRPVDVPTDLDGPGARDFHRLAAVRNEVYREISGTDDDRMTAGELAPFARSDAHERRLHWLVLVEDEPVGRMGMDLPQEGGSRTAYVFIELRRDAWGQGIGERAHALLEETARAHGRSVMQSWVEHPAADGEHLTPPTGFGTVPLDHPARFLLRHGYTLEQIVRKSAFTLENSRAALEQHAAEARAAAAGYRVVQWETPTPDEYVEGYAWMKSRMSTDAPSADLVVDEETWDAARVRTWDADILDGGRRMLVTAAQHIATGELCAFNELVLGVDPEIASHQYDTLVLSTHRGHRLGMLVKAEGLLAWPRVAPTSTRVVTYNAEENRPMLDINEAIGFEPVSYEGVWKRVLS; encoded by the coding sequence ATGAACACCCTCACCACGCTCGAGCTGCGGCCCGTCGACGTCCCTACGGACCTCGACGGGCCCGGAGCCCGGGACTTCCACCGGCTCGCCGCCGTCCGCAACGAGGTCTATCGCGAGATCTCCGGCACGGACGACGACCGGATGACGGCCGGCGAGCTCGCCCCCTTCGCGCGCTCCGATGCACATGAACGGCGCCTTCACTGGCTCGTGCTCGTCGAGGACGAGCCCGTCGGGCGTATGGGCATGGACCTGCCGCAGGAAGGCGGGTCCCGGACGGCGTACGTCTTCATCGAGCTCCGACGCGACGCCTGGGGTCAGGGAATCGGCGAGCGTGCGCATGCGCTCCTCGAGGAGACCGCCCGCGCGCACGGCCGCAGCGTCATGCAGAGCTGGGTCGAGCATCCCGCCGCCGACGGCGAACATCTGACGCCCCCGACCGGCTTCGGCACGGTGCCACTCGATCATCCGGCGCGTTTCCTGCTGCGGCACGGATACACGCTGGAGCAGATCGTGCGAAAGAGCGCCTTCACCCTCGAGAACAGCCGGGCGGCCCTGGAGCAGCACGCCGCCGAGGCGCGCGCCGCAGCCGCCGGCTACCGCGTCGTGCAGTGGGAGACCCCCACGCCCGACGAGTATGTCGAGGGCTACGCCTGGATGAAGTCGCGCATGTCGACGGACGCCCCCTCCGCGGATCTGGTGGTGGACGAGGAGACCTGGGACGCCGCGCGTGTACGCACGTGGGACGCAGATATCCTCGACGGCGGACGCCGGATGCTCGTGACCGCTGCGCAGCACATCGCCACCGGCGAGCTGTGCGCGTTCAACGAGCTCGTGCTCGGGGTCGACCCGGAGATCGCGTCGCACCAGTACGACACCCTCGTGCTCTCGACGCATCGCGGACACCGGCTCGGAATGCTCGTGAAGGCCGAGGGGCTGCTCGCGTGGCCGCGAGTCGCCCCCACCTCAACGCGCGTCGTGACATACAACGCGGAGGAGAACCGGCCGATGCTCGACATCAACGAGGCCATCGGCTTCGAGCCGGTCAGCTACGAGGGCGTGTGGAAGCGCGTGCTCTCGTGA
- the smc gene encoding chromosome segregation protein SMC, giving the protein MHLKSVTLKGFKSFAQPATFALEPGVTAIVGPNGSGKSNVVDALAWVMGEQGAKTLRGGKMEDVIFAGTSTRGPLGRAEVQLTIDNADGALPIEYAEVTISRTLFRNGASEYAINGQSCRLLDVQELLSDSGLGREMHVIVGQGRLDTVLQASPEDRRGFIEEAAGILKHRRRKEKTLRKLEAMEANLTRLSDLAGELRRQLKPLGRQADIAREAATIAAVVRDARARLLADELVALQAELADFARNEQDRRAERTLLQDRADQVKARVAALEAQERSEAVDAARRVAFGLEQVQERLRGLYTLAGQRLSLLSEDEDSLAPAPTVSQAAIDEAREELDTITTGVGEAEDTAAAAARDVTRARAELDALDADIAAQSALVSEHDMRLTALRGTAEAAESALAAVRAAVERQQKALDAALARRAEAEEELASADPDLVPETSSAEHAAAYEQAQRHAADAETGVAGIRERLHATEREVDALSAQVKTLGRALDVRTGASELIAAGGNGVRGLVGDAVQVTSGYEAAIAAALGAVAEGVLVDSEADAVDAAAVARSGDFGVVDIVIAEVSAAPAELPDIEGAVRATDVVNAPAGVAGLLARVVIAADLPAAQRVLASAPDLTVVTRTGEIVTRFSVRAGSGQGRSRLELAAERDTAAERLGELQVVADSLREALSDQTRALQEARARTKHTLDALRSHDAALAAHAEKVNRATVRHEAAVAECERLTQTLRQAQAAVAEAEDSARVAADRLASAQEAPRPILDASARDGMLAALDAARDGEMRARLEVETLRERIRAGEARIAQLERQRERERAAAEEAARRAVIRRRQRDIAASVAAQLPALLDSVDRSVSQARVELAAAESARTAVTAELSEARREEAALRERLSGLTESVHGLELRIHEKKLHVASLRERVQSELGLDENILIAEYGPDQPIPDDSVEPSDDGEQPTIAFDRGQQRKRLQEAERKLAQLGRVNPLALEEFAALEQRHTFLTEQLADLTQTRKDLLTIIEELDDRMRSIFLEAFEDTRVAFTEVFPLLFPGGTGSIALTDPDNPLTTGIDVSVRPVGKKVERLSLLSGGERSLAAVALLVAIFKARPSPFYILDEVEAALDDANLGRLLTVFEQLRASSQLIVITHQKRTMEIADALYGVSMRQDGVSAVVGQRVRERESA; this is encoded by the coding sequence ATGCACCTGAAGAGCGTGACGCTCAAAGGGTTCAAGTCGTTCGCGCAGCCCGCGACCTTCGCCCTCGAACCCGGTGTCACCGCGATCGTGGGACCGAACGGATCCGGCAAGTCCAACGTCGTCGACGCCCTCGCCTGGGTGATGGGCGAGCAGGGCGCGAAGACCCTCCGTGGCGGGAAGATGGAGGACGTCATCTTCGCCGGCACGTCCACCCGCGGACCGCTCGGTCGTGCCGAGGTGCAGCTCACGATAGACAACGCCGACGGGGCGCTGCCGATCGAGTACGCCGAGGTGACGATCAGCAGGACGCTGTTTCGCAACGGCGCCAGCGAGTACGCGATCAACGGGCAGTCCTGCAGGCTCCTCGACGTGCAAGAGCTGCTCAGCGACTCCGGACTCGGCCGGGAGATGCACGTCATCGTCGGGCAGGGGCGCCTCGACACCGTGCTGCAGGCGAGCCCCGAAGACCGTCGCGGCTTCATCGAGGAAGCGGCCGGCATCCTGAAGCACCGCCGCCGCAAAGAGAAGACCCTTCGCAAGCTCGAGGCCATGGAGGCGAACCTCACCCGCCTCAGCGATCTCGCCGGTGAGCTGCGCCGTCAGCTCAAACCGCTCGGACGCCAGGCCGACATCGCACGTGAGGCTGCGACGATCGCCGCGGTCGTGCGCGATGCGCGGGCTCGGCTGCTCGCGGATGAGCTGGTCGCTCTGCAGGCGGAGCTCGCCGACTTCGCGCGCAACGAACAGGACCGCCGAGCGGAACGTACCCTCCTCCAGGATCGCGCCGACCAGGTCAAGGCTCGTGTCGCAGCGCTGGAGGCCCAGGAACGCTCCGAAGCGGTGGATGCGGCGCGCCGTGTGGCCTTTGGACTCGAACAGGTTCAGGAGCGACTGCGCGGCCTGTACACGCTCGCGGGGCAACGGTTGAGCCTGCTCTCCGAGGACGAGGACTCGCTCGCGCCCGCACCGACGGTGTCACAGGCTGCCATCGACGAGGCGCGCGAAGAGCTCGACACCATCACGACAGGCGTCGGCGAGGCCGAGGACACCGCGGCCGCGGCCGCGCGCGACGTGACCCGCGCGCGCGCCGAACTGGACGCGCTGGACGCCGACATCGCCGCGCAGAGCGCCCTCGTCTCCGAGCACGACATGCGCCTCACGGCCCTGCGCGGCACGGCGGAAGCCGCGGAATCGGCGCTCGCGGCCGTTCGCGCCGCCGTCGAGCGTCAGCAGAAGGCGCTGGACGCTGCCCTCGCCCGTCGGGCCGAGGCGGAGGAGGAGCTCGCCAGCGCCGACCCGGATCTGGTTCCGGAGACGTCGTCTGCAGAGCACGCCGCCGCGTATGAGCAGGCGCAGCGACACGCTGCCGATGCCGAGACCGGCGTGGCCGGCATCCGAGAACGTCTGCACGCCACCGAACGCGAGGTCGACGCGCTCTCCGCGCAGGTCAAGACCCTCGGACGTGCGCTGGACGTGCGCACCGGCGCATCCGAGCTCATCGCTGCGGGCGGCAACGGAGTCCGCGGACTCGTCGGAGACGCGGTTCAGGTGACCTCCGGCTACGAGGCCGCCATCGCGGCCGCTCTGGGCGCCGTCGCCGAGGGTGTGCTCGTCGACAGCGAGGCGGATGCGGTGGATGCCGCGGCGGTCGCGCGCAGCGGCGACTTCGGCGTCGTCGACATCGTGATCGCTGAGGTGTCGGCCGCCCCTGCCGAGCTCCCCGACATCGAGGGCGCGGTGCGGGCGACCGATGTCGTGAACGCTCCGGCGGGCGTCGCGGGACTTCTTGCGCGCGTCGTGATCGCCGCGGACCTCCCCGCCGCGCAGCGTGTCCTCGCCTCGGCCCCCGACCTCACCGTCGTCACCCGCACGGGCGAGATCGTCACGCGCTTCTCGGTGCGCGCCGGCAGCGGCCAGGGACGCTCCCGGCTCGAGCTCGCGGCCGAGCGCGATACCGCTGCGGAGCGACTCGGTGAGCTGCAGGTCGTCGCCGACTCCCTGCGCGAAGCCCTCTCCGATCAGACACGTGCCCTCCAGGAGGCGCGCGCCCGCACCAAGCACACCCTCGACGCGCTGCGCTCGCACGACGCCGCACTCGCGGCGCACGCCGAGAAGGTCAACCGGGCGACGGTCCGCCACGAAGCCGCGGTGGCGGAGTGCGAGCGGCTCACGCAGACGCTGCGCCAGGCGCAGGCGGCGGTCGCCGAGGCCGAGGACTCGGCACGTGTCGCGGCTGACCGGTTGGCGTCCGCGCAGGAGGCGCCGCGCCCGATCCTGGACGCGTCGGCCCGCGACGGCATGCTCGCCGCACTCGACGCCGCGCGCGACGGCGAGATGCGCGCCCGCTTGGAGGTGGAGACTCTTCGCGAGCGGATCCGGGCGGGTGAGGCTCGCATCGCCCAGCTCGAGCGTCAACGCGAACGCGAGCGGGCGGCCGCCGAGGAAGCGGCCCGCCGTGCGGTGATCCGTCGGCGCCAGCGCGACATCGCCGCATCCGTCGCAGCTCAGTTGCCGGCGCTGCTGGATTCGGTCGACCGCTCGGTGTCGCAGGCGCGTGTGGAACTCGCCGCGGCGGAGTCCGCGCGCACGGCCGTCACGGCGGAGCTCTCCGAGGCGCGACGCGAGGAGGCCGCGCTGCGCGAACGACTGAGCGGACTCACCGAGAGTGTGCACGGACTCGAGCTGCGCATTCACGAGAAGAAGCTCCATGTGGCCTCGCTGCGCGAGCGGGTGCAGAGCGAGCTCGGTCTGGACGAGAACATTCTCATAGCGGAATATGGGCCCGATCAGCCCATCCCGGACGACTCCGTCGAACCGAGCGATGACGGGGAGCAACCCACGATCGCCTTCGATCGCGGACAGCAGCGCAAGCGACTCCAGGAAGCGGAGCGCAAGCTCGCGCAGCTCGGACGCGTCAACCCGCTCGCGCTGGAGGAGTTCGCAGCCCTCGAGCAGCGTCACACCTTCCTCACGGAGCAGCTCGCCGATCTGACGCAGACACGCAAGGACCTCCTCACGATCATCGAGGAGCTCGATGATCGGATGCGGTCGATCTTCCTCGAGGCGTTCGAAGACACCCGCGTGGCTTTCACCGAGGTGTTCCCGCTGCTGTTCCCCGGTGGCACCGGCAGCATCGCGCTGACGGATCCCGACAACCCCCTCACGACCGGAATCGACGTCTCGGTGCGCCCGGTCGGCAAGAAGGTGGAGCGGCTGTCCCTGCTCTCCGGCGGTGAGCGCTCGCTCGCAGCGGTCGCGCTGCTGGTCGCGATCTTCAAGGCGCGCCCGAGCCCCTTCTACATCCTCGACGAGGTCGAGGCGGCGCTCGACGACGCCAACCTCGGGCGCCTCCTGACGGTGTTCGAGCAGCTGCGCGCCTCCAGCCAGCTGATCGTGATCACGCACCAGAAGCGGACGATGGAGATCGCCGACGCGCTTTACGGCGTCTCCATGCGTCAGGACGGCGTCTCGGCCGTCGTGGGCCAGCGGGTCCGCGAGCGCGAATCCGCGTGA